In Vigna radiata var. radiata cultivar VC1973A chromosome 3, Vradiata_ver6, whole genome shotgun sequence, the following proteins share a genomic window:
- the LOC106757437 gene encoding uncharacterized protein LOC106757437, whose translation MDAESEKRAFTSTSVSRSSSFEGMDRLVDKEEMEAAETLAQLAMRDSHSTDKWCTKLCAIPEVHPSPTLHSDPSLGTADQAIADQQQDEKVHATASVEAERTQQNNCSEPMEVEQDANLIPNSSHTEVEQEANLIHNSSHTEVEQDANLIHNSSHTEVEQDANLIHNSSHTEVEVEQAQDSNVAHKPKEQDSNVTHKSNNLLGRYNRSRKNLTEEEKEARRMRRILANRESARQTIRRRQALCEELTKKAATLVVENESLKKEKDLALKEYQSLETTNKYLKAQIAKSTNTEEEKTPVEPESSVAEVTPSSGSGPWFLYNHFPVQHVFWPSPLQPTYPVHLPNASFNSIIIPSIANVPCSSESELYHKQNNLINDKQTPNPYYMFPCPWIFPCPQFGNGQSSPSCSLKDKQDNLSLGKPCSSSSSLNTLANVDYRAWTEARLGNDPSRFSLDGGEKKTECHIIENNHGPSLGCNGHACAFEQENELQLHSGPNNKASSTAYIGASSVEKKQKQFICQGKSLADAVAAAEARKRRKELTKQKSIHNRQSRMQC comes from the exons ATGGATGCTGAATCGGAGAAGCGGGCATTCACCTCCACTTCTGTTTCTAGGTCCTCTTCCTTTGAAGGTATGGATCGGCTTGTTGACAAGGAGGAGATGGAAGCGGCCGAGACTCTCGCACAGTTGGCAATGCGTGATTCTCACTCTACTGACAAATGGTGCACTAAACTATGTGCCATTCCTGAAGTTCATCCTTCACCGACTCTTCACTCTGATCCCTCTCTTGGGACTGCG GACCAAGCTATTGCAGATCAGCAGCAAGATGAAAAAGTACACGCTACTGCATCTGTAGAAGCAGAGAGGACTCAGCAGAATAACTGTTCCGAACCCATGGAGGTAGAGCAGGATGCCAATTTAATACCTAACTCAAGTCATACGGAGGTGGAACAGGAAGCCAATTTAATACATAACTCAAGTCATACCGAGGTGGAACAGGATGCCAATTTAATACATAACTCCAGTCATACCGAGGTGGAACAGGATGCCAATTTAATACATAACTCGAGTCATacggaggtggaggtggagcaGGCGCAGGATTCCAATGTAGCACATAAACCAAAGGAGCAGGATTCCAATGTAACACATAAATCAAATAACCTTTTAGGTCGTTATAACAGGTCAAGGAAAAATTTAACTGAG gaagaaaaagaagcaagGAGGATGCGCAGGATATTGGCAAATAGAGAGTCAGCCAGACAGACAATTCGACGTAGGCAG GCTCTGTGTGAGGAATTAACAAAAAAAGCTGCCACTTTGGTGGTGGAGAATGAAAGTCTAAAGAAG gagaaagatttgGCTTTGAAAGAGTATCAGTCTTTGGAGACTACAAATAAGTACTTAAAGGCACAA ATCGCCAAGTCAACAAACACTGAAGAAGAGAAAACTCCCGTTGAGCCCGAGTCATCTGTGGCTGAGGTAACACCATCGTCTGGTAGTGGTCCATGGTTCCTTTATAACCATTTTCCAGTTCAACATGTATTTTGGCCTTCGCCCCTTCAGCCCACTTATCCAGTTCATTTACCAAATGCATCATTTAATTCCATCATCATTCCATCTATTGCTAATGTTCCTTGTTCTTCCGAGTCTGAATTATATCACAAGCAAAATAACCTTATAAATGATAAGCAAACACCAAATCCATATTACATGTTTCCATGCCCTTGGATATTCCCATGTCCGCAGTTTGGAAATGGACAATCATCACCTTCTTGTAGCCTGAAAGATAAACAAGATAATCTTTCTCTAGGCAAACCCTGTAGTTCTAGTTCATCTTTGAATACACTGGCAAATGTGGATTATCGAGCCTGGACAGAAGCCAGACTCGGTAATGACCCTTCAAGATTTTCATTGGATGGAGGTGAGAAGAAAACAGAATGTCACATCATAGAAAATAATCATGGACCCTCTCTTGGTTGTAATGGTCATGCTTGCGCTTTCGAACAAGAAAACGAGCTTCAATTACATTCTGGTCCAAACAATAAAGCATCTTCAACGGCTTATATTGGAGCATCTTCAgttgaaaagaaacaaaaacagttCATTTGCCAGGGGAAAAGTCTAGCTGATGCAGTTGCTGCGGCAGAAGCAAGAAAGAGGAGAAAGGAACTAACTAAGCAGAAAAGCATCCATAACCGCCAGTCTCGAATGCAGTGTTGA
- the LOC106756936 gene encoding subtilisin-like protease SBT4.15 produces MNNAINMLQNLLLSLLLLLPFFCPLPVQGFNQHERKPYIVYMGNLPADTNYAVKAHHHSLLETAMGNEQLARTSKIHSYGKSFNGFVARLLPHEAERLQEEESVVSVFPNKIRHPHTTRSWDFLGMPLNVKRNSMIESHIIVGVLDTGISIDSPSFDDTGYGPPPRRWKGKCVTGANFTGCNNKVIGATYFNLAQSNSSYDSVSPADDQGHGTHTSSIVGGSVVKRASLFGVGTGTARGGVPSARLAMYKVCWTAGCSDMDMLAGFDQAIADGVNFISVSIGGPAHNFLRDPIAIGAFHAMSKGILTSCSAGNGGPRYMSVENVAPWILTVAASSTDRQFFTAAAFGDGKNVTGMSINTFSPKKKMYPLTSGLLASNGTEDGFGSPRGCDYGTMSKEKVKGRIVYCVGGTGTQDLTIKDLEGEGTIVVVDDVIDASFSTVIPATFVEASAVDETIDLYINSTKNPVAVIYKTTSKQVPAPMVVSFSSRGPQTVTPNIFKPDLTAPGVDILAAYSKLESITGYREDNRFAVFNILSGTSMSCPHVTATAAYVKSFHPDWSPAAIKSALMTTATPIEIGDNFTVLGSGSGQINPVRALHPGLVYDIGVHSYVSFLCKEGFNKTNIGILLGMKNFNCSSIKIEPGTDGINYPSIHIQLATPLDRISGVFYRTVTNVGYGNSTYKAKVTAPKGLSVKVIPDTLRFIQLHQKLSFKVVVKGPPMSLDTYLKSGSLEWNDSKHTVRSPIIVYKPMSFY; encoded by the exons ATGAATAATGCAATAAACATGTTACAAAATTTGCTACTGTCACTACTGCTACTATTACCCTTTTTCTGTCCTTTGCCCGTTCAAGGATTTAATCAACATGAAAGAAAG ccATATATTGTATACATGGGAAATCTACCAGCGGATACAAACTATGCAGTGAAAGCCCACCACCACAGCTTGTTAGAGACTGCGATGGGAAA CGAGCAGTTAGCCAGAACGTCCAAAATACATAGTTATGGAAAGAGCTTCAACGGATTTGTTGCACGACTTCTGCCACATGAAGCAGAGAGACTCCAAG AGGAGGAGAGTGTGGTTTCTGTGTTTCCAAATAAAATTCGTCATCCACACACGACAAGGTCGTGGGATTTCCTAGGAATGCCCTTAAATGTGAAGAGAAATTCCATGATAGAAAGTCATATTATTGTGGGGGTGTTGGATACAG GCATTTCGATTGATAGCCCCAGTTTCGACGATACGGGGTATGGACCTCCCCCACGTAGATGGAAAGGCAAATGTGTAACTGGAGCAAACTTTACCGGCTGTAACAA CAAGGTGATCGGAGCCACCTACTTCAATCTGGCCCAGAGCAACTCAAGCTACGACAGCGTGAGTCCGGCGGACGACCAGGGTCACGGCACTCACACGTCGTCGATCGTGGGGGGCTCAGTGGTGAAAAGGGCGAGTCTGTTCGGCGTTGGCACAGGCACTGCGAGGGGTGGCGTCCCATCAGCCCGTCTGGCTATGTACAAGGTTTGCTGGACTGCAGGCTGCAGCGACATGGACATGCTCGCGGGCTTCGATCAGGCCATTGCGGACGGCGTCAACTTCATCTCCGTTTCCATCGGAGGCCCCGCACATAACTTCCTCAGGGACCCAATTGCCATCGGAGCATTCCATGCTATGAGCAAAGGGATTCTCACTTCTTGCTCCGCCGGGAACGGTGGCCCTCGCTACATGTCCGTCGAGAATGTCGCGCCCTGGATTTTGACGGTAGCTGCTTCCTCCACTGATAGACAGTTCTTTACAGCTGCTGCTTTCGGTGATGGAAAGAACGTCACA GGAATGTCGATTAATACCTTTTCGCCCAAGAAAAAGATGTATCCATTGACCAGTGGACTCCTTGCTTCTAACGGTACCGAAGATGGCTTTGGCAGTCCTAG GGGTTGTGACTATGGAACTATGAGCAAGGAGAAGGTGAAGGGCAGGATAGTGTACTGTGTTGGGGGAACGGGAACACAGGACTTAACCATCAAAGATCTAGAGGGAGAAGGAACTATCGTAGTCGTTGACGACGTAATAGATGCCTCCTTCTCCACGGTTATTCCAGCTACCTTTGTTGAAGCCAGTGCTGTGGACGAAACCATTGATCTCTACATCAATTCCACAAA GAATCCTGTAGCCGTTATTTACAAGACAACATCTAAACAAGTCCCTGCTCCAATGgttgtttctttttcatcaaGAGGTCCTCAAACAGTCACCCCAAATATCTTCAAG CCTGACTTGACTGCTCCGGGAGTGGACATACTAGCTGCTTATTCCAAACTGGAATCAATAACAGGGTACCGTGAAGACAATCGTTTTgctgtttttaatatattatcagGAACATCTATGTCGTGTCCTCATGTCACTGCAACAGCTGCCTATGTCAAATCCTTCCACCCTGACTGGAGTCCTGCTGCAATTAAATCTGCTCTAATGACCACTG CCACTCCCATCGAGATCGGTGACAACTTCACGGTACTGGGATCTGGGTCAGGACAGATTAATCCTGTGAGAGCATTACATCCTGGTCTGGTCTACGACATTGGAGTGCATTCCTATGTCTCCTTCCTTTGTAAGGAAGGCTTCAACAAAACCAACATTGGCATACTACTTGGCATGAAAAATTTCAATTGCTCAAGCATTAAGATTGAGCCAGGAACGGACGGAATCAACTACCCCAGCATACATATCCAACTTGCCACTCCCCTTGATAGAATTTCTGGAGTTTTCTATCGGACTGTTACTAATGTAGGATATGGAAATTCAACTTACAAGGCTAAAGTTACAGCCCCTAAAGGTCTTTCTGTGAAGGTCATCCCAGATACATTGCGTTTTATCCAATTGCACCAAAAACTGTCATTTAAGGTTGTTGTGAAGGGCCCCCCAATGTCCTTGGACACTTATCTAAAATCTGGATCACTTGAATGGAACGACTCTAAACACACTGTCAGAAGTCCGATAATTGTCTATAAACCAATGTCATTCTATTGA
- the LOC106756675 gene encoding IQ domain-containing protein IQM3, with protein sequence MEIQTHSLSPTFQFHLLSQSTDSYFPPNNAPLDHSSLRHATAALKLQKVYRSYRTRRRLADSAVVAEELWWQAIDYVRLNHSTISFFNLPETAASRWSRVKLNAAKVGKGLSRDSKAQKLAFQHWIEAIDPRHRYGHNLQYYYKEWCKSDAGQPFFYWLDLGNGKNLDLEQCSRSKLQKDCIKYLGPQEREQYEYIVLEGKIINKQYGDALHTNENGDDAKWIFVMSTSKKLYAGKKKKGLFHHSSFLAGGATLAAGRLVAEHGILKSISAYSGHYRPKDDTLDCFLSYLKENGVKLEEVELRKPNEDSDIYEDNNTINEGAETLESIGKLHLPEISERTTNAPSLVKGNPPSESVTYARTLSGGLQSPRAVVSKTEILQRINSKKGSKSYQLGHRLSLKWSTGAGPRIGCVADYPIELRTQALEMLHLSPKLPPTPSYMQLGGLVLSSPPSSSYCNIDGTCVN encoded by the exons ATGGAGATTCAAACTCACTCCCTCTCCCCCACTTTTCAATTCCACCTTCTCTCCCAATCCACCGACTCCTACTTCCCTCCCAATAATGCCCCTCTCGACCACTCATCTCTCCGACATGCCACTGCCGCACTCAAGCTGCAAAAGGTCTACCGGAGTTACCGTACCCGCCGCAGGTTGGCCGACTCAGCCGTTGTTGCGGAAGAGCTATG GTGGCAAGCCATAGACTATGTTAGGTTGAACCACAGCACCATTTCCTTCTTTAATTTGCCTGAAACTGCTGCGTCGCGCTGGAGCCGAGTTAAGTTGAACGCTGCCAAG GTGGGTAAAGGTTTGTCCAGGGACTCCAAAGCACAAAAGTTGGCTTTTCAACATTGGATTGAAGCT ATTGATCCACGACATCGCTATGGGCACAACTTGCAATACTACTATAAAGAATGGTGTAAATCTGACGCTGGTCAGCCATTTTTCTATTG GTTGGATTTGGGAAACGGGAAGAATCTTGATCTTGAACAATGCTCCCGATCAAAGCTTCAAAAGGACTGCATTAAATATCTGGGACCT CAAGAGAGAGAACAGTATGAATACATTGTGCTTGAGGGTAAAATTATCAACAAGCAATATGGAGACGCACTTCATACAAATGAAAACGGTGATGATGCAAAGTGGATATTTGTAATGAGTACCTCTAAGAAACTTTATGCTGGCAAG AAAAAGAAGGGATTATTTCACCATTCTAGTTTTTTGGCTGGAGGAGCTACTTTAGCTGCTGGAAGGCTAGTGGCCGAGCATGGAATTCTTAAG TCCATCTCTGCTTATAGTGGACATTACCGGCCAAAAGATGACACTCTTGACTGTTTCTTATCATATCTAAAGGAAAATGGCGTCAAGCTTGAGGAAGTTGAG TTGCGAAAGCCAAATGAAGATTCTGATATATACGAGGACAACAATACCATTAATGAAGGAGCAGAAACACTTGAAAGCATTGGAAAACTGCATCTGCCTGAAATCTCTGAGAGAACCACCAATGCTCCATCCTTAGTTAAGGGAAATCCTCCATCTGAATCTGTTACTTATGCGAGGACTTTATCAGGTGGTCTTCAGAGTCCGAGAGCTGTGGTGTCCAAGACTGAAATATTGCAAAGAATCAATTCCAAGAAGGGTTCGAAGTCCTACCAATTAGGACACCGACTTTCTCTTAAATGGTCAACAGGAGCTGGACCTAGAATTGGGTGTGTTGCTGACTACCCTATAGAACTTAGAACACAGGCCTTGGAAATGCTTCACCTTTCTCCAAAACTTCCCCCTACACCTTCATACATGCAATTGGGTGGGCTTGTTTTGTCTTCACCTCCTAGTAGCTCTTACTGTAACATTGATGGGACTTGTGTCAATTAA
- the LOC106757284 gene encoding 60S acidic ribosomal protein P2-2 — translation MKVIAAYLLAVLGGNAAPSADDLRLILGSVGADANDDNISNFLSEVKGKDLAELIAAGREKLASVPSGGGAAVAVTAAPGGGASAPAAAESKKEEKVEEKEESDDDMGFSLFD, via the exons ATGAAGGTCATCGCCGCCTATTTGCTCGCCgtattgggaggcaatgctgcTCCTTCCGCCGATGACTTGAGGCTTATCCTTGGATCCG TTGGAGCAGACGCAAATGACGACAATATTAGTAACTTCCTGTCCGAAGTCAAGGGCAAAGACCTCGCCGAACTTATCGCCGCCGGTAGGGAAAAGTTGGCCTCAGTGCCTTCCGGCGGTGGCGCTGCCGTTGCCGTGACCGCCGCTCCCGGAGGTGGCGCTTCTGCTCCGGCAGCAGCCGAATcgaagaaggaggaaaaggtggAAGAGAAGGAGGAATCAGATGAc GATATGGGCTTCAGTCTTTTTGATTAA